A genomic region of Metopolophium dirhodum isolate CAU chromosome 1, ASM1992520v1, whole genome shotgun sequence contains the following coding sequences:
- the LOC132935045 gene encoding putative nuclease HARBI1 yields the protein MDSTKKGVLIVCDMLRKEILKKKQEALKKKRLWVRQWISRRNSVGASNSLCFELRNEDPSSYKNFLRMDYYLFQYLLEKVKPLIQKEDTFFRKALPARTKLEIVLRFLATGNSFTSLQYLFRVPKNTISTFLPDVCNAIYTALKEFIEVPRKEEEWKKIQNGFNLRWNFPNCVGALDGKHVVVKKPPGTGTEYFNYKNSCSIVLMASVDHDYCFRYVDIGAKGRQSDGGIFADCSLKYAIENNKLNLPKDAVFVADEAFPMKPYLMKPYARRNLTKEQKIFNYRLSRARRIVENAFGILTSRFRVYEKPISLIPEKVDSIVNATCALHNWLRIKSPNTYTPSGTFDYEDLDNCNWSPGSWRNEIQPTGIINMTSHPPRYPSTSATTLREKYTQYFNNEGAVPWQDNMIF from the exons ATGGATTCAACAAAAAAAGGAGTACTTATTGTTTGCGATATGCTTCGTAAAGAAATCTTAAAAAAGAAGCAagaagctttaaaaaaaaaaagattatggGTTCGAcaatggattagtagaagaaatagtGTTGGCGCATCAAATAGTTTATGTTTTGAATTAAGAAATGAAGATCCATCATCATACAAAAACTTTTTGAGAATGGATTATTacctttttcaatatttactgGAGAAAGTTAAACCATTAATTCAAAAAGAAGACACTTTTTTTAGAAAAGCATTACCTGCACGTACAAAATTGGAAATAGTACTTCGTTTTTTGGCCACAGGCAATTCTTTTACCAGTCTTCAATATTTATTCAGAGTACCTAAGAACACAATAAGTACGTTTCTACCAGATGTATGCAATGCTATTTATACTGCATTGAAAGAATTCATTGAA GTCCCTAGAAAAGAAGAAGAAtggaaaaaaatccaaaatggTTTCAATTTGCGTTGGAATTTTCCTAACTGCGTTGGTGCCCTTGACGGGAAACATGTAGTTGTAAAAAAACCACCGGGGACAGGGACTGAGTACTTCAACTACAAAAATTCTTGTAGTATAGTCTTAATGGCAAGTGTAGATCATGATTATTGCTTTCGTTATGTAGATATTGGAGCAAAAGGAAGACAGTCGGATGGTGGTATATTTGCAGATTGTTccttaaaatatgcaattgaaaataataaactaaacctCCCAAAAGACGCAGTTTTTGTTGCCGATGAAGCGTTTCCTATGAAACCATATTTAATGAAACCATATGCCCGAAGAAATTTAACAAAagaacaaaaaatttttaactatagattGTCAAGAGCTAGGCGTATAGTAGAAAATGCTTTTGGAATTTTAACAAGTCGATTTAGAGTTTATGAAAAACCAATATCACTTATTCCAGAAAAGGTAGACAGTATCGTAAATGCTACTTGTGCTTTACATAATTGGCTAAGAATAAAATCGCCTAATACCTACACACCATCGGGTACATTTGATTATGAAGATTTAGATAATTGTAATTGGTCTCCCGGATCATGGCGTAATGAAATACAACCAACAGGAATTATAAATATGACTTCTCATCCACCGAGATATCCGTCGACATCAGCCACAACATTGCGAGaaaaatacacacaatattttaataacgaagGTGCTGTTCCATGGCAggataatatgattttttaa
- the LOC132935046 gene encoding uncharacterized protein LOC132935046 produces the protein MASKSKYSLNEENVLKLITLYRHHEVLWNVKLDQYKNKDARNQAYKLISEEMNETNFGPSDVPTKIKNLRTAYHQEKRKVEDSKKSGSGANDVYKPKVFWFEALDIFLHPVVESRKTHSNLEMLIEKDYESQSNSVCENLTSAESIKLNSSFSSVENNATLISTVNNTSQLLSDLSEKVLSPPLPPPRALKRSISKKRKNEVSDTTYLDNALKKLDEISDKTTQPLEMNEFDAFGNLVSTMLKKLPINLAFQAQSDIHSLLIKYKLQAVQPSGVFNFSQTPVIYNQQATNDIHVDYSSGHNTTLAVPSTSNQMSNESNGSSAYSSNDDIFSL, from the exons ATGGCCTCCAAATCAAAATATAGTTTGAACGAAGAAAATGTACTAAAACTAATTACTTTGTATCGTCATCACGAAGTACTATGGAACGTAAAACTGGACCAATATAAGAACAAAGATGCACGGAACCAggcatataaattaatatctgaAGAAATGAATGAAACTAATTTTGGACCATCTGATGTtccaaccaaaataaaaaatttacgtACGGCCTACCACcaagaaaaaagaaaagtagAGGATTCAAAAAAGTCTGGATCAGGTGCCAACGATGTATATAAACCAAAAGTATTTTGGTTTGAAGCACTTGATATATTTTTGCATCCGGTTGTCGAATCAAGGAAAACTCACtctaatttg gaaATGCTCATTGAAAAAGATTACGAATCTCAGTCAAATTCTGTTTGTGAAAATTTAACATCAGCCGAGTCCATTAAGCTGAATAGTTCTTTTTCATCAGTTGAAAATAATGCTACATTAATCTCTACAGTTAACAATACATCCCAACTATTATCGGACTTATCAGAAAAAGTTTTATCACCTCCGCTACCACCTCCACGGGCTTTAAAACgatcaatttcaaaaaaaaggaaaaatgaaGTGTCGGATACAACATATCTTGATAATGCTCTAAAAAAATTAGACGAAATATCTGATAAAACAACACAACCGTTGGAAATGAACGAATTTGATGCATTTGGTAATTTAGTATcaacaatgttaaaaaaattacccaTAAATTTAGCATTTCAGGCACAAAGTGATATACATAGCTtacttattaagtataaattgcAAGCTGTACAACCAAGTGGAGTATTTAACTTTTCACAAACACCAgttatttataatcaacaaGCTACTAATGATATACATGTGGATTATTCATCAGGGCACAACACAACATTAGCAGTTCCATCAACCAGTAATCAAATGTCAAATGAAAGTAATGGTTCATCAGCCTATTCTTCAAATGAtgatattttttctttgtaa
- the LOC132933114 gene encoding uncharacterized protein LOC132933114, which translates to MPDCVQYIRDSHNRCKRKLGTGSATSAKKCLPSADRASFLNTVQNERSSTCNIIPQSEEDNVEEDVAIDGDLGVLPLQDKDSPGCSLVDKRARSKVDKLSALVTKRAEERNRTFKRIEEQNQLILNAEKHKDDDIDLFFKSLALSVKKLPQAAIKEAKLKALIMVNELEDKYSAISATPSSTFLPIQTYNNYEYSSTSSPSSIAYSMPDNQSTTSPDLFQPQATVSTSFFRSSDLGIQNDVQFHNE; encoded by the exons ATGCCGGACTGCGTGCAA taTATACGCGATTCACACAATCGCTGCAAAAGAAAACTCGGCACCGGGTCTGCAACTTCAGcgaaaaaatgtttaccttcAGCAGATCGTGCATCTTTTCTAAATACAGTTCAAAACGAACGGAG ttcTACTTGCAACATCATACCACAGAGCGAGGAAGACAATGTCGAAGAAGATGTGGCCATTGATGGAGATTTGGGCGTTTTACCACTCCAGGATAAAGATTCCCCTGGATGTTCCCTAGTAGATAAGCGTGCACGGTCTAAAGTAGACAAGCTATCAGCGTTAGTGACAAAAAGGGCAGAAGAAAGAAACAGGACATTTAAACGAATTGAAGAACAAAATCAACTAATCTTAAATGCAGAAAAACACAAAGATGATGatatcgatttattttttaaaagtttggcATTAAGTGTTAAAAAACTGCCACAGGCAGCCATAAAAGAAGCCAAACTAAAGGCATTAATTATGGTTAACGAACTTGAGGACAAATATAGTGCAATTTCAGCAACACCTTCAAGTACTTTTTTGCCTATTCAAACTTACAATAACTATGAATATTCTAGTACTAGTTCACCATCATCAATTGCATACAGTATGCCAGATAATCAAAGTACGACCTCACCAGATTTATTTCAACCACAAGCAACAGTTTCCACTTCTTTTTTCAGGTCAAGCGACTTAGGAATACAAAATGACGTACAATTTCACAATGAgtaa
- the LOC132937283 gene encoding uncharacterized protein LOC132937283: MSMNTIINNNKIMLLLLEEEEEDDELLITTQSEQREKVDALFLNRKAEGYFEILISRHLIGNETKFREFLRVNKNQFDFLLSLVEVQLTKLPSNRVKKPITAAEKLALTLRYMATGESFRSLAFGFRVCHSYISIIIKQTLSVLKEKLVPVFLPDSSQIDFKKKADEFSYKWNFPNCILAIDGKHVRIRSPHNSGSLYFNYKDFFSIVLLAMVDANYKFVIVDIGSYGKEGDSSIFLKSLIGQQILNGSFRFPEESSLPGSNIVVPHVIIGDEAFRLHPNIMKPYSRKSSMGDASKKIFNYRLSRARRVTENAFGLLSQVFRVFYQPINIESTTCDNLIWVACCLHNMLRDGYLEDNRQPHYEYDCEQTLPTGNMLELNRVGGFFNMQGFEVRDRFKHFFNHEGALNWQNNTIF, from the exons atgagtatgaatacaattattaacaataataaaattatgttacttCTTCTCGAGGAAGAGGAAGAGGACGATGAGTTATTAATCACAACACAATCAGAACAGAGAGAAAAAGTTGATGCACTTTTTCTTAATAGGAAAGCTGAAGGAtactttgaaattttaataagtaGACATTTAATAGGAAATGAAACAAAATTTCGCGAGTTTTTACGTgttaataaaaaccaatttgattTCCTGTTATCACTTGTCGAGgtacaattaacaaaattgcCTAGCAACCGAGTGAAGAAACCGATAACAGCCGCAGAAAAATTGGCATTGACATTAag gtacatgGCAACTGGGGAATCGTTTCGATCACTGGCCTTTGGTTTTCGAGTATGTCATAGCTacatcagtataataataaaacagacCTTGTCAGTTTTAAAAGAAAAGTTAGTTCCAGTTTTCTTACCGGATTCATctcaaattgattttaaaaaaaaggctgATGAATTTTCCTATAAGTGGAACTTTCCTAATTGCATACTTGCCATTGATGGTAAACACGTACGTATTCGAAGTCCACACAATTCGGGGTCTCTATACTTtaattataaagattttttttcaatcgttCTCTTGGCAATGGTTGATGCAAATTATAAATTCGTCATTGTTGATATTGGCTCTTATGGGAAAGAAGGCGATAGTAGCATTTTTCTTAAATCTCTTATTGGTCAACAAATTTTAAATGGGTCATTTAGATTCCCTGAAGAAAGTTCACTTCCAGGTTCAAACATTGTTGTGCCTCACGTTATTATTGGAGATGAAGCATTTCGCTTGCACCCAAATATAATGAAGCCATATTCTAGAAAATCTAGTATGGGAGATgcctctaaaaaaatatttaattatagattAAGTAGAGCAAGGCGTGTCACTGAAAATGCATTTGGTTTATTGAGCCAAGTATTCCGTGTTTTTTACCAACCAATTAATATTGAAAGTACAACATGTGACAACTTAATATGGGTAGCTTGTTGTTTACACAACATGTTAAGGGATGGATATTTAGAAGACAACAGACAGCCGCATTACGAATATGACTGTGAACAAACTTTGCCAACGGGCAACATGCTGGAATTAAATCGAGTAGGAGGATTTTTTAATATGCAAGGATTTGAAGTGAGGGAtcgatttaaacattttttcaaccaTGAAGGAGCATTAAATTGGCAGaacaacacaatattttaa